The segment ACAAGGATCTCGACGCGGTTACGCACGACTATCTCTCGGCCGGATATAGCGTCTACTGGGCCAGCCCTGACGATTTTACGAACGATCGATTCCGTATTGAGGAGATGGTCGTCGCATTCGACCAACAAGCCGAGACTGCCTTTGCAGCTTCGTGGGCAGACCCCCCAAAGGTCGATCCGCCTGAAGAGTATTTGGAGGGTTTCGTGAACTCTGAACCCCTGACCTTCACCGACCCGAATCCGGACTGTAACCATACCTGGAAATACGGAGGGAGTGACCTCCACGACCGGTATTTCTGCAAACACTGTCGGCTTGAGCGCTGGAAAGACACTGCTGTAGAGGCGTACATCTACGATGAGTCAACGATCAAGACAAGTTCCGATCTTGCTGACAGAGCTGCTCAAGCAGCGTTCGAACAGCGACAAAAGGAGAATCATCAACACGTCTGGGAACCCCGCGGCGAGAATCGCTATCGATGCCGGTGTGGCGCCCGACTCAACGAGCACAAGGGAAAGCAGATAATCTCAAATGATCCGTTCAAAGATTCCCCCGAAATGACGACCACAGATCCCCGGTACTGCGACCACATCTGGGAACGTGGGGACGGGTGCATGCGCTGTATCTCCTGTGGCCTCGAGGATCCGCTCTAACTAGTTTCATCTTGCTCTGATCTGCAGGCAGGAGAGATTATTTGCTCACTGAGATATTCTTTGCCGGTATGCCCTTCCGCGGTCGTCGTGACGGTCGACCGGTCGTCCCCGCCATTATCGACAATGGAGAAGCCGTCACCTGTCCGGTATGCGGCGGGACGATGTACCCCCGATCGGCGCCGGGCAAGTCCCGACACTTCTACCACGTATCAGACGACGCCGGCCAGCGCTGCTCGAATAGCGGCGAGTCGGAGACCCACGAACATGCAGTCGCTCGTGTCGAGGTCGCTCTGCACCAGCAATTCGGAGAAAACGCCCTCATCGAGACAGAGGTGGACGTCGACATATCCGAAGTGCCGACACCTGTGACCGAACGCCGGGCCGACGCACTCGCGACCTTTGACGATTGGAACCCTTACTTCGGGGAAGGGATCGCCGTTGAGGTACAGCACAGCCACGAGGACAAGGACGTCCATCAGGTGACGCATGACTACTTGACCGCTGGGTACTCGGTCGTCTGGATACGCGCGGCAACAGTCCTTCTCGATACGTTCAACTACGACACGGTCGGTGCCGAATTTGAGCAAGATGACGGCTCTGGATACGCCCAACGGACGAGCAAAGCATGCCGATTTACGAACTGCCAAGCGCTCCTCTACGACGGGGAACATGCGTGGGGGCGCGTGCCGCCCTATGCCCATCCCCGCGGACGGGATGACCTGATTACGTACGATATCTGTACTGCTCAGGGTTGCGAGCTACGCCGGCTTCACGAGCCCGACGGCAGTTACACCTACACCGCGAGCGACGAGCACGGCCCCGACTTTCCCCTGAAAGCGCTCAAGAACGCAATTGTCCGTGAGTACGACCGAGACCCGTTCTGGAAGTGGGCAGGAAGCCAATATCATAACGCGCAGGTGGAGAAACTGCTTGCGACACGACCTGAGATAGAGCGCTGTCGGGGGCCGAAGGGGTTTCACGAATGGGGACGGCGAGAAACACTCTGGACGAACCATTTCGACCAGCCGTTAATCGAACTCCGCGAGTGTATGTACTGTCCCGTTCGGTTAGTGACGAACCATCGAGGGCGGTCAGGACACAGTACATTCTGTCTCTACGGTCGAGAGCCCGATGTGGACTGGGACGACGTGTATTTCCAGGCCAGCCCTCCCGAGTGCGACCACTATCTCTACGACGAGGATGCGATCGAAGATTACTGCCCTAAGTGCGGTGCGACGATGGAATCCTCAGATACAACTCTCCGCGACCACACAAGTTGGATTCCACCATAAATTAGGGTCCAATCATACGATCCAATTCACTAGCCTAAAATGGTTAGAAGCGCTTGCGAGTAAAGAGAACGCGGGTCCGAGAGACTCACTTGCTCCAGTAGATGGTGAGTCTACACTTTGAGAACGCCTTGATATTGATACAACAACAAGAGATCCATCTATTTGTGTAGGGATTAGAAGACCCATCTTCTGCTATTATGATAGCTGCGCTGCAGTTTCATAGGTTCTGCTTCCGCTTTCGGTGTCAAGGATATACGTCTGAATTGTGGGAGAAGTGTTAGTCATCTGTCCAAATAAGAACGCAAGTCCAGCTGGCGTGGCCATAAAGAGATGAATGGTAGACGTTTCTGGAAGGCGATTCATCGCATCCCGAAGGTCCTGCTGGAATACTTTTGCCGCATGTGCTGCTTCAGGAGCTGTTAATCGGTCTTTTGAGTCCTCCTCAAATCCGAATTCCAGAATACCATTAAAGTCCGGTAGTTTGGATTTCGTTTTTCCGACTTCCGGCTTCACATCATCGGTGATGTTCACTAGAACCGCAAGGTCTGAAGCAGTTCGATCAATCTCTTCGAGGTCGCTCTGTAAGTTGCTCTCTTCCAGGTTTAGATTGAGCCGCCATGACGAAAAATTCCCATCCTGATCTGGTTGCATCCACGCAGTACTAATCCCTCGTGTCTCCGGAAGGCAGTATCCGAGCGAGAATACTGCCGGGAGATTGGCCCGCCCTCGAAAACGAAGCTCTCTTCCTGGAGTCTCTTGCTGAAGATAATCGGTCGTTGTACGTAACGCTGGGAGTAACTGCTCATTCCATAGGGATCCATCTGGTATACCGTCGTCAAAGTGGGGTGACCAATCAATACTCACGGCTAGCTGAATATCATGGGAAGGTTTAACATACGTGTCCAGAGAGCATTCTACTGGTGAATTAGACGACAGACGATTGTGGATACATTGTAGTCGACGCTCCAACACAGCATCAACTACAGCATCAAGAGGCGGAAGCTGACTGCTGGTCTTCTGGTTCTGTCCCAATTTGTCTAATATCGAGTTAATGATTCGGCCAATAGCTGAGGAGGAAGAAGAAGTCTCCTCCACTTCCAAAGACTCCATATACCAATGGGAAAGGTCGTATGGGGATTCTGCTTTGGACAAGATTGTTTCCGCCTCGTCATAATCAACACCCGGAGCTAGAACAACAACGACAAAGAACTCATCATCACCCCGCCACCGTTTGTGAAGTTCAGGGAGTTCTGTCTTGAGAATGACCGGGGACTGAGTAACATCACTACTTATAATTGCGACACCACCAGCCAGGTTCGAGTCTTGGAGATCTTCTCGGATTTGTTGCTCTAATGGATCTGGACCGATGTCGTGAACGTCACGCCAAACAGGTATCCCGTGATTCCGGAGGGCAATTTCCAGCTTTTCGGCTAAATTCTGTTGTGAATGTTTGTAGCTAATGAAGACATCCCCAGCTGGATTAGTCATTGAGAGTCACCTACTCTCGCATTCGGGAAGTTAATATCTAAATCAAAACTACTCGTCGGTCTACTTGGACCATCTGGCGGTCCGATATGCTCAAGTTCCTCATAATCACGATTTCGGTGGAAGAGATAGGCTCTGACGGCAAGCGTCTCTGACGGGTTTCCGCCGACAAGGAACATAATCGGATGGGGACATCCATACTCATCAGTCGAAGCAATTTCGTTCATTTGAGCCCGGTCTGAAGAACTCAGCTCCGCAGATCCGCCGGGGTGATAGTGCCATTCTCCCAGATAGTGAATACCCAGACTATCACGAGCCTCTCGCAACCACTCGTCGACGCGTTCAGTACCTCTGGTGAAAGTTGTGGATCCTTGATTGGAATCTCGTGGCGGATCACTGGCACGGATAATCCGTGCGACCGTTTGCTCTAGAGCAGTCCCAGCTAAAATTCCCCCTGTCTCAAGCGGATCTGCCTCGACGCAGATATCAACAATCGCTCTTAAACAACTAGCAGGTATCTCTACCGACACCTCAGAATCTGGGGCCACCCATTTTTCAATATCCTGAAATGGCGGCTCTGCCTCTGAAATCGTAGGCGTGCCATCGTCCCCAGACTCAAGGACTCTGAATTCAGTTCCCCGAAGACCTAACGATGTATCCTGTTCAAGTAGGCGTGTAATCGTTCCAGCCCATATCATGACTTGATCCATACGAATCACTGATGCTGGATGCCAGCAGCCAACGCGCTCAGGAACTGCGTCTTCACCAGGTTGCCACTCAATCTGTTCCTGCAACCGCCACGGTTCGAATTCTTCTTGAAACTGACTAGCCGGAAAACTCAGAGAGTATGATGCGAAATAGAATAACCGGTTTGCTCGTCTACCCATAGACGCCGAACAGAAGAGAACCGGCTCCTCCCACCTACAGGAATTCAGCGCTTGAAGAACAGAATTTGAGGCCGTACAATCGATTACCACATCTACAGATTCAACCACCTCTAATTGGTCGTCTTCCTCCAAAGGAAATGAAACAGAAAATCCATCAACATCGATATGCGGTGATACCGAGTTAAGCCTATTCGCGAGCGCCTCAGCTTTATTCTCTCCCACTTCAGGGAGGGTTAACGTGTGTCTCGCTAGATTGCCAATTTCAAAGGTTTCCCCATCGACAATAGTGAGGTCGTGACATCCGTCCCGTACTAATCCCTCAACAACGGTACTCCCGAGTGCACCGGCACCAATAAGAAGAACACTAGCTTCACGAAGCGGATCTTGGATATGCCCCCGACGAGAGAGCTGTTCGCGAGCCCAGTTGTCTGAATCAAGCCAACGGATAGAATCTCGAGAAAGATCTACTCTAGCCGCGATTTCCTTTCCTCTGGGGGTTTCCCTAAACCCGGGTAACTCAGATGCGGATCTAACATCAGAGAGTTCGATACCCTGCCAATGGATGAGTTCCGAGGATCCTCCGACCTCACTAGGAATTGGAAACCCTAAGAGGAGACAATTGAACGCATCATCTTCGACGATAGAATCTATATTTGCCCGGAGTTCAAATGGATCAATAGAGGAATCCTCCAGTAAGTTTGCCAAATCACTCCAAGTTTCAGGCACCTCCCAAGGAGGCTCGATTGGGGGATCCTCCAGTAACAGCCATGCTCCACGAGTCTGAGAACAGATATGTGAACTAATGTATTCTCCCCACTCCGGATGATACACGACATTGTCGTCTTCATCTCGGAACTGCTCCGTAAGGAAGACATCTGACGGCTCGGTAAGCCCCACGAAGTCAACGAACCCCCAATTACCAAACTCGGATCGCCAAAGTTCGAGGGATTCCGCTGTTTCATTGAATGCGACTCGATTCTGAGGAGCAGTGTTCGTGCTGAATATCGGAAGTTCAAATGGCTCTCCTTCCTGACGGAGTTCTCCCTTAGATGCTGCTTCTAACCACGACAGAGCCCGTTCCAAGTGCCATCGAAGACGTCCATCCGGAGAATTTGGTTCCCCCGTTGCGCCCGATCGCCCGATAATATGTCCGTAGCGAGCCACACAGATGTTCCCTCTTCTCCAAGGAGTATCTTCGTCGCCTGCTACGTTGAGGCGTTGGTGAGGGTAAGTGGCTGTGGTACTCCCTTCTTCAGCAGGGTAAATCCGAATGCTACCTCCAGGATAGGTCGGGTCGATAAGAACGAACCACGTGGACTCCTGTGGAATTTGAGAGGTGGCCTCAATTTCGTCTGGTTGAAGCTTGACTTCAAGAACCCATTTTGATCCCTCTTCGTGCTGAAACGGGCCTTCAACAACCGTGACACCATCAAGGGAATCGAGCGAAGAGACAGCTGCTGTGAGTTCAGAGGGTGGCATCACTAGTCTAAGAATTGTTATGCAAATCGCTGGTCCGAGACACTCGTTGATTTTGAGGAGGAGTCGAGATTGACAGATTTTTCTCCACCATCATCAGAATCGCCATTTCCGTATTCAGGGAAGGAATCGCCAAGAAGATCAGACCACAGATCCCGTGATACCGACTTATCGTCTTCTTCGTATGCTTCTCGAGCTAACGTTGCTGCCTCCCCAGCTGCTTCATGGAAGGCAGCAAAGTCGTCTCCGTCAATTCGAGCAAACACGTCGATCTGCGGAAGTCCTCGAGCAGGGAGAGTGGGTGTGTCATTCATCCGAGCTTCATTTGCATAGCGCTGTTCAATAGTTTCGAAAGT is part of the Haloplanus rubicundus genome and harbors:
- a CDS encoding competence protein CoiA family protein codes for the protein MPFRGRRDGRPVVPAIIDNGEAVTCPVCGGTMYPRSAPGKSRHFYHVSDDAGQRCSNSGESETHEHAVARVEVALHQQFGENALIETEVDVDISEVPTPVTERRADALATFDDWNPYFGEGIAVEVQHSHEDKDVHQVTHDYLTAGYSVVWIRAATVLLDTFNYDTVGAEFEQDDGSGYAQRTSKACRFTNCQALLYDGEHAWGRVPPYAHPRGRDDLITYDICTAQGCELRRLHEPDGSYTYTASDEHGPDFPLKALKNAIVREYDRDPFWKWAGSQYHNAQVEKLLATRPEIERCRGPKGFHEWGRRETLWTNHFDQPLIELRECMYCPVRLVTNHRGRSGHSTFCLYGREPDVDWDDVYFQASPPECDHYLYDEDAIEDYCPKCGATMESSDTTLRDHTSWIPP
- a CDS encoding SAVED domain-containing protein encodes the protein MTNPAGDVFISYKHSQQNLAEKLEIALRNHGIPVWRDVHDIGPDPLEQQIREDLQDSNLAGGVAIISSDVTQSPVILKTELPELHKRWRGDDEFFVVVVLAPGVDYDEAETILSKAESPYDLSHWYMESLEVEETSSSSSAIGRIINSILDKLGQNQKTSSQLPPLDAVVDAVLERRLQCIHNRLSSNSPVECSLDTYVKPSHDIQLAVSIDWSPHFDDGIPDGSLWNEQLLPALRTTTDYLQQETPGRELRFRGRANLPAVFSLGYCLPETRGISTAWMQPDQDGNFSSWRLNLNLEESNLQSDLEEIDRTASDLAVLVNITDDVKPEVGKTKSKLPDFNGILEFGFEEDSKDRLTAPEAAHAAKVFQQDLRDAMNRLPETSTIHLFMATPAGLAFLFGQMTNTSPTIQTYILDTESGSRTYETAAQLS
- a CDS encoding competence protein CoiA family protein, with protein sequence MPFIALSSAEEGRTTVLPENVEDGTDVICPACGGTMRPRGPFEDGRARHFYHVISDPGISTVNCSGDESDPHRKMKSLAVSALRQRFEQYARCEPEVTVDVSNTPTLTDSRRADALVEFASDDANNYLGRGLIVEVQYAHDDKDLDAVTHDYLSAGYSVYWASPDDFTNDRFRIEEMVVAFDQQAETAFAASWADPPKVDPPEEYLEGFVNSEPLTFTDPNPDCNHTWKYGGSDLHDRYFCKHCRLERWKDTAVEAYIYDESTIKTSSDLADRAAQAAFEQRQKENHQHVWEPRGENRYRCRCGARLNEHKGKQIISNDPFKDSPEMTTTDPRYCDHIWERGDGCMRCISCGLEDPL
- a CDS encoding ThiF family adenylyltransferase; the encoded protein is MPPSELTAAVSSLDSLDGVTVVEGPFQHEEGSKWVLEVKLQPDEIEATSQIPQESTWFVLIDPTYPGGSIRIYPAEEGSTTATYPHQRLNVAGDEDTPWRRGNICVARYGHIIGRSGATGEPNSPDGRLRWHLERALSWLEAASKGELRQEGEPFELPIFSTNTAPQNRVAFNETAESLELWRSEFGNWGFVDFVGLTEPSDVFLTEQFRDEDDNVVYHPEWGEYISSHICSQTRGAWLLLEDPPIEPPWEVPETWSDLANLLEDSSIDPFELRANIDSIVEDDAFNCLLLGFPIPSEVGGSSELIHWQGIELSDVRSASELPGFRETPRGKEIAARVDLSRDSIRWLDSDNWAREQLSRRGHIQDPLREASVLLIGAGALGSTVVEGLVRDGCHDLTIVDGETFEIGNLARHTLTLPEVGENKAEALANRLNSVSPHIDVDGFSVSFPLEEDDQLEVVESVDVVIDCTASNSVLQALNSCRWEEPVLFCSASMGRRANRLFYFASYSLSFPASQFQEEFEPWRLQEQIEWQPGEDAVPERVGCWHPASVIRMDQVMIWAGTITRLLEQDTSLGLRGTEFRVLESGDDGTPTISEAEPPFQDIEKWVAPDSEVSVEIPASCLRAIVDICVEADPLETGGILAGTALEQTVARIIRASDPPRDSNQGSTTFTRGTERVDEWLREARDSLGIHYLGEWHYHPGGSAELSSSDRAQMNEIASTDEYGCPHPIMFLVGGNPSETLAVRAYLFHRNRDYEELEHIGPPDGPSRPTSSFDLDINFPNARVGDSQ